In one Poecilia reticulata strain Guanapo linkage group LG8, Guppy_female_1.0+MT, whole genome shotgun sequence genomic region, the following are encoded:
- the tmem98 gene encoding transmembrane protein 98 has product METVVILAIGVLATIFLASFVALVVVCRHRYCHPHDLLHHFDSKPTVDLIGAMETQSEPSELELDDVVITNPHIEAILENEDWIEDASGLVSHCISILKICHTLTEKLVAMTMGSGAKVKAPASLSDIITVAKRISPRVDDVVRSMYPPLDPILLDARATALLLSVSHLVLVTRNACHMSGSLDWIDQSLHAAEDHMVVLREAALASEPERILPGADAQREQAI; this is encoded by the exons ATGGAGACGGTGGTGATCTTGGCCATAGGGGTGTTGGCCACCATCTTCCTGGCCTCCTTTGTTGCTCTGGTGGTGGTGTGCCGACATCGCTACTGCCACCCTCATGACCTGCTGCACCACTTCGACTCCAA ACCCACCGTGGAYCTGATCGGCGCCATGGAAACGCAGAGCGAGCCTTcggagctggagctggacgaCGTGGTCATCACCAACCCTCACATCGAAGCCATCCTGGAGAATGAGGACTGGATAGAGGACGCATC CGGCTTGGTGTCACACTGCATCTCTATTCTGAAG ATCTGCCACACTTTGACTGAAAAGCTGGTGGCCATGACAATGGGATCAGGGGCAAAGGTCAAAGCACCKGCCAGTTTGAGTGACATCATCACRGTGGCCAAACGAATCAGTCCAAG GGTGGACGATGTGGTCAGGTCTATGTACCCTCCTCTGGATCCAATCCTCCTGGACGCCAG AGCCACTGCTCTGCTGCTKTCGGTCAGCCACCTGGTGCTGGTCACCCGCAACGCCTGTCACATGTCCGGCAGCCTGGACTGGATCGACCAGTCGCTTCACGCAGCGGAGGATCACATGGTGGTTCTGCGTGAGGCGGCGCTGGCTTCTGAACCAGAGCGAATCCTACCTGGAGCCGATGCTCAGAGAGAACAGGccatttga